One region of Quercus lobata isolate SW786 chromosome 2, ValleyOak3.0 Primary Assembly, whole genome shotgun sequence genomic DNA includes:
- the LOC115975250 gene encoding cellulose synthase-like protein G3, whose translation MEGLRDCTTSSSTASTPTFHTVRQARRIALNRVFAAIYSCAILALLYHHALKLTHSNSLAAFFISLSLFISDIFLAFMWVTQQSFRMTPVYRSEFPEQLKQVVNESDFPALDVFICTADPYKEPPISVVNTALSVMAYDYPAEKVSVYISDDGGSQITLFAFMEAAKFASHWLPFCRKNNIVDRSPDAYFASNQPRCSETQKIKEMYESMKVKVDNVLERGKVADDYITGEEELTAFTKWTNGFTRQDHPAVIQVLLDNSKDKDISGHLMPSLIYVSREKSRTSPHHFKAGALNALLRVSAVMTNAPMILTLDCDMYSNDPQTPIRVLCYLTDPKIRSTLGYIQFPQKFHGLNENDIYACEHKYMYIVNPLGMDGLSGPDYEGSGCFFCRRAFFGGPSSMISPEIPELNPHHVVAKHIQSQPILELAHKVAGCNFENSTRWGYKIGFKYGSLVEDFFTGYRLKGEGWKAIFCNPKRPAFLGDVPISLVEVLVQCKRWTVGLIEVVFSKYNPITFGTKTIGLLMGLAYAHYSFWPSWSIPITIYAFIPQLALLNGVSIFPKVSEPWFFLYVFLFLGAYGQHLLEFIFEGGTIQRWWNDQRMWMIRGLSCFLFGSLEYFLKCLGISTTSFNVTNKVVDDEQSKNYEQGVFDFGVPSPMLVSLTMSAIINLAALVRGLTEAFMGRKMEEMFVQMFIAGFVVVNSAPIYEAMVLRSDKGRMPIKTTVVSIFLALALYVLFPFTVRN comes from the exons ATGGAGGGCCTACGAGACTGCACAACCAGTTCTTCCACCGCCTCTACCCCTACCTTCCACACAGTTAGACAAGCACGTCGCATTGCCTTGAACCGAGTATTTGCAGCAATTTATTCATGTGCAATCTTAGCTTTGCTCTATCACCATGCACTCAAACTCACCCACTCAAACAGTTTGGCCGCCTTCTTTATCTCCCTCTCCTTGTTCATCTCTGATATTTTCCTTGCCTTCATGTGGGTTACCCAGCAGAGTTTTCGAATGACTCCAGTTTACCGAAGTGAATTCCCTGAACAACTCAAACAGGTTGTGAATGAATCTGATTTTCCAGCACTGGACGTGTTCATATGCACTGCAGATCCGTACAAGGAGCCACCAATTAGCGTGGTGAACACTGCCTTATCTGTTATGGCCTATGACTATCCAGCAGAGAAGGTCTCGGTGTATATTTCAGATGATGGGGGCTCTCAGATCACTCTCTTTGCTTTTATGGAAGCTGCTAAATTTGCAAGCCACTGGTTACCATTTTGTAGGAAGAATAATATAGTAGACAGGAGCCCAGATGCTTATTTTGCATCAAATCAACCTCGGTGCTCTGAGACTCAGAAGATCAAG GAAATGTATGAAAGCATGAAGGTCAAGGTAGATAATGTTCTTGAAAGGGGAAAAGTTGCTGATGATTATATTACTGGAGAAGAGGAACTCACGGCTTTCACCAAATGGACAAATGGGTTTACTCGCCAAGATCATCCGGCTGTCATTCAG GTCTTGTTAGACAATAGCAAAGACAAAGACATCTCAGGCCATTTGATGCCAAGCCTCATCTATGTCTCTAGAGAAAAGAGTAGGACTTCACCCCACCATTTTAAGGCAGGAGCCCTTAATGCCCTG CTACGAGTATCAGCTGTAATGACCAATGCACCCATGATTTTGACATTGGATTGTGACATGTACTCTAATGATCCACAAACACCTATTCGTGTGTTGTGTTATTTAACAGATCCTAAAATTCGGTCTACACTAGGATACATTCAATTCCCTCAAAAATTTCATGGACtcaatgaaaatgatatttatgCTTGTGAGCATAAATACATGTATATAGTTAATCCATTGGGGATGGATGGATTATCCGGTCCTGATTATGAAGGAAGTGGATGTTTTTTTTGTCGACGTGCCTTCTTTGGAGGTCCATCAAGTATGATTTCACCAGAAATTCCCGAATTAAACCCGCATCATGTTGTGGCCAAGCACATCCAGTCCCAACCAATTTTGGAACTGGCACACAAGGTAGCAGGGTGCAATTTCGAGAATAGCACAAGATGGGGCTATAAG ATTGGGTTCAAATATGGTTCATTGGTCGAGGACTTCTTTACGGGCTATCGGCTAAAAGGTGAGGGATGGAAGGCCATATTTTGCAACCCTAAGAGGCCAGCCTTTTTGGGAGACGTACCAATTAGCCTTGTGGAAGTTTTGGTTCAATGCAAACGATGGACCGTTGGCCTAATTGAGGTGGTTTTCTCGAAGTATAACCCTATAACATTCGGCACCAAGACCATAGGCCTTCTTATGGGCCTTGCCTATGCACATTATTCTTTTTGGCCTAGTTGGTCAATTCCAATCACCATATATGCCTTCATCCCCCAGCTTGCTCTCCTTAATGGAGTCAGTATTTTCCCAaag GTATCAGAGCCATGGTTTTTCTTGTACGTGTTTCTTTTCCTTGGAGCTTATGGGCAACATCTTCTTGAGTTTATCTTTGAGGGAGGAACGATTCAAAGGTGGTGGAATGATCAAAGAATGTGGATGATAAGAGGACTCTCATGCTTCTTGTTTGGATCCCTTGAGTACTTTCTCAAGTGTTTAGGCATTTCCACAACAAGTTTCAACGTGACTAACAAAGTAGTCGATGATGAACAAAGCAAAAATTATGAACAAggggtttttgattttggtgtACCATCACCTATGCTTGTCTCACTAACAATGTCAGCGATAATCAACCTAGCCGCATTAGTTCGAGGGCTCACAGAGGCTTTCATGGGCAGAAAAATGGAGGAGATGTTTGTGCAAATGTTCATAGCAGGATTTGTTGTTGTGAACTCTGCACCAATTTATGAAGCCATGGTCTTGAGAAGCGATAAAGGAAGGATGCCAATAAAAACTACTGTAGTTTCAATATTTCTGGCCTTGGCTCTTTATGTGCTATTTCCTTTTACTGTTAGGAATTGA